Proteins encoded together in one Stutzerimonas stutzeri window:
- a CDS encoding LysR family transcriptional regulator, with the protein MELRHLRYFVAVAEELHFGRAAEQLRISQPPLSQQIQALEQELGVRLFDRTNRRVALTDAGRLFLEETRRTLAQVDKSVDVARRAEQGEIGELKVGFTSSAPFTSILPRAILAFRRTFPAVHLDLQEMTSKQVVDAVQDETLQVGMIRPFALPAGLQTVELFSEPLVALMHAGHRLADAGDEGLTLADLAEEPFVFFPRSYGTGLYDQLLSLARRAGFNPRIAQEANEALTIIGLVAAGLGVSVLPASFQRIRIDGVRFLTLQDKDATTAVWLVKRRQEQSPLAQAFMELVTREASAQR; encoded by the coding sequence ATGGAGCTGCGTCATCTTCGCTACTTCGTGGCGGTCGCCGAGGAACTGCACTTCGGTCGCGCCGCCGAACAGCTGCGCATTTCACAGCCGCCGTTGAGCCAGCAGATCCAGGCGCTGGAACAGGAACTCGGCGTAAGGCTGTTCGATCGGACCAACCGGCGCGTGGCGCTGACCGACGCGGGCCGGTTGTTTCTCGAGGAAACGCGGCGCACGCTCGCGCAGGTCGACAAGTCGGTAGACGTGGCCCGGCGCGCCGAACAGGGCGAAATCGGTGAGCTCAAGGTGGGGTTCACCTCATCGGCGCCGTTCACCTCGATCCTGCCGCGGGCGATTCTGGCCTTTCGCCGCACCTTTCCTGCGGTGCATCTGGATTTGCAGGAGATGACCAGCAAGCAGGTGGTCGATGCCGTCCAGGACGAGACGCTGCAAGTGGGCATGATTCGCCCGTTCGCGTTGCCGGCGGGCCTGCAGACCGTCGAGCTGTTCAGTGAGCCGCTGGTGGCGCTGATGCATGCGGGACACCGGCTGGCTGATGCCGGGGACGAGGGGCTGACGCTGGCCGATCTGGCCGAGGAGCCCTTCGTGTTCTTCCCGCGCAGCTACGGTACGGGGCTGTACGACCAGCTGCTCAGCCTGGCGCGCCGTGCGGGCTTCAATCCACGCATCGCCCAGGAGGCGAACGAGGCGCTGACCATCATCGGCCTGGTCGCCGCCGGGCTGGGAGTGTCGGTGTTGCCGGCGTCGTTCCAGCGCATCCGCATCGACGGCGTGCGCTTTCTCACCCTGCAGGACAAGGATGCGACCACCGCCGTCTGGCTGGTCAAACGCCGGCAGGAGCAGTCGCCGTTGGCGCAGGCCTTCATGGAGCTGGTAACGCGCGAGGCCTCCGCTCAGCGCTAG
- the trxC gene encoding thioredoxin TrxC, producing MTDSLIVPCAQCASLNRIPAARVHDAPRCGRCKSEALPDQPFELQQSQFANQIKGDLPLLVDVWASWCGPCRSFAPTFAEAARQLQGRCRLAKLDSEANAQLSTQLGIRSIPSLILFRDGREVARQSGAMPLPQLLAWLAQQGVR from the coding sequence ATGACCGATTCGTTGATCGTTCCCTGCGCACAGTGCGCCAGCCTCAACCGCATCCCTGCCGCGCGCGTACATGACGCGCCACGCTGCGGGCGCTGCAAGTCCGAGGCGCTACCGGACCAACCGTTCGAGCTGCAACAGAGCCAGTTCGCCAACCAGATCAAGGGCGACCTGCCGCTACTGGTGGATGTCTGGGCGAGCTGGTGTGGCCCCTGCCGCAGCTTCGCCCCGACCTTCGCCGAGGCCGCCCGCCAGCTGCAGGGCCGCTGCCGCCTGGCCAAGCTCGATAGCGAAGCCAATGCCCAGCTGTCGACACAGCTCGGAATCCGCTCCATTCCCAGCCTGATCCTGTTCCGTGACGGTCGCGAAGTGGCACGACAGAGCGGTGCCATGCCACTGCCGCAACTGCTCGCCTGGCTGGCACAGCAGGGCGTGCGGTGA